Proteins encoded together in one Amphritea japonica ATCC BAA-1530 window:
- the mvk gene encoding mevalonate kinase: MRIKVTAPGSLMLMGEHAVLFGQRALACAVDKYITVMLTPRTDRVVTIDSALAQYSSNLDNLTEDPSLSFVLAAIKRQLVKLPAGFDLQIVSEFSHTVGLGSSAAVTAAVVTALQAYIGREAVDADFLFDEALAVVHEVQDGRGSGTDLVAAVYGGVVGYTAATDDAGPMIKALQGRPEISLFYVGYKMKTPDVLKFVEGKAQRYPWLYSGIYRLMGETTEEAETAVDNSDWQRFGELMNIYQGLMDALGVNDKKLAEIIYTLRQNPSITGAKISGSGLGDCVISLGKPVDLPLSYEEIPVSVSAEGVTIELI, from the coding sequence TTGAGGATTAAGGTTACAGCCCCTGGCAGTCTGATGCTAATGGGTGAACATGCGGTTTTATTCGGTCAGCGAGCATTGGCCTGTGCTGTGGATAAGTATATTACGGTTATGCTGACCCCTCGTACCGATCGGGTTGTCACTATCGATTCGGCGCTGGCGCAGTATAGCTCTAATCTTGATAATTTAACTGAAGATCCTTCTCTTAGTTTTGTGCTGGCAGCCATTAAACGTCAGCTAGTTAAACTGCCAGCTGGTTTTGACTTGCAGATCGTATCGGAGTTTTCTCATACTGTGGGATTGGGTTCATCTGCTGCTGTTACCGCTGCGGTGGTTACCGCATTACAGGCTTATATCGGCAGGGAGGCTGTCGATGCCGATTTTCTATTTGATGAAGCACTGGCGGTTGTCCATGAGGTTCAGGATGGGCGGGGTTCCGGAACTGATCTTGTGGCTGCCGTGTATGGCGGAGTAGTTGGATATACTGCGGCGACTGATGATGCAGGCCCGATGATCAAAGCGTTACAGGGGCGGCCTGAGATCAGCTTGTTTTATGTTGGCTACAAGATGAAAACCCCGGATGTTTTGAAATTTGTTGAAGGCAAGGCTCAGCGTTATCCCTGGTTGTACAGTGGTATCTACCGTTTAATGGGGGAGACTACCGAGGAAGCTGAAACAGCGGTTGATAACAGTGACTGGCAGCGTTTTGGTGAACTGATGAATATCTATCAGGGGTTGATGGATGCATTGGGTGTCAATGATAAAAAGTTGGCAGAGATTATCTATACTCTGCGTCAGAACCCCTCGATCACAGGGGCTAAAATTTCTGGCTCCGGCCTGGGGGATTGTGTGATATCTCTGGGTAAACCTGTCGATCTGCCATTATCCTATGAAGAGATACCCGTTTCCGTATCAGCTGAAGGTGTAACCATTGAGCTCATCTAA
- a CDS encoding mevalonate kinase, which yields MKACAPGKLILSGEHSAVYGAPAIALAVNRYIRCNAQQTQTDGLSWHLPEAGWQGHINWADLRQLINRLDHRFNLFESGELTAGDILETPQQLALYALGLCLPEDSPDSGVTLEIYSQLPLGSGMGSSAALGAAVTSLGQKLFSSPLDTPELFQRVRYCERLCHGRGGLIDAATVSYGGLVQVMKGQVESSSLQLGDGWYYIHSGTPEVGTGDCVDSVRRRFGESSIWQAFSTVTEQLTAAIVLGESPGESLRENHRLLTQIGVVPEPVQRFIYELEQLGGAAKISGAGSIKGVGAGALIAYAPTIDLATLCAQYGYSYFAIEEDSEGARLED from the coding sequence ATGAAGGCGTGTGCCCCGGGTAAGCTGATTCTCAGTGGTGAACACTCAGCAGTTTACGGGGCGCCGGCTATCGCTCTGGCGGTCAACCGATATATCCGATGTAACGCACAACAGACTCAAACCGATGGGCTCAGCTGGCACCTGCCAGAAGCTGGTTGGCAAGGGCACATAAACTGGGCTGATCTGCGCCAGTTAATAAACCGCCTTGACCACCGTTTTAACCTATTTGAATCAGGTGAATTAACGGCCGGTGATATCCTTGAAACACCCCAGCAGTTAGCACTTTATGCGCTGGGTCTGTGTTTGCCTGAAGACTCTCCTGACAGTGGTGTGACGTTAGAAATCTATTCTCAGTTGCCGCTTGGGTCCGGTATGGGTTCCTCTGCTGCTCTGGGTGCTGCTGTTACGTCTCTTGGTCAAAAACTCTTTTCTTCGCCGCTTGATACTCCGGAGCTTTTTCAGCGGGTACGATACTGTGAGCGATTGTGTCATGGGCGTGGTGGCCTTATTGATGCAGCGACAGTGAGTTACGGTGGGTTGGTGCAGGTGATGAAAGGGCAGGTAGAGTCATCATCGCTCCAGCTAGGAGATGGCTGGTATTATATCCACAGTGGCACACCCGAAGTAGGAACCGGTGACTGTGTTGATTCTGTACGCCGCCGTTTCGGAGAGTCCTCGATCTGGCAGGCGTTCAGTACGGTTACGGAACAGCTGACAGCAGCTATTGTACTGGGTGAAAGCCCCGGTGAGTCACTGAGAGAAAATCATCGATTGTTAACGCAGATTGGCGTAGTGCCTGAGCCGGTTCAGCGCTTCATCTATGAGTTGGAACAACTGGGTGGTGCGGCCAAAATCAGTGGAGCTGGCTCAATAAAAGGTGTCGGGGCCGGTGCGCTGATCGCCTATGCGCCGACAATCGATCTGGCTACTCTGTGTGCGCAGTACGGCTATTCATATTTCGCGATTGAAGAAGATAGTGAAGGAGCCCGTCTTGAGGATTAA
- a CDS encoding hydroxymethylglutaryl-CoA synthase: MSVGIDEISFYTSNYFLDLKNLATVQEIDAEKYYQGIGQEKMGMPAPDEDVVTMAANAALPLIERVGTDAISTVMFATETGIDQSKSAGVYVHRLLGLTPNCRVVELKQACYSATAAIQMGCALVARQPNQKVLVIASDVARYDLDTSGEATQGCGAVAMLITANPRLVELDPEVGNHTEDVMDFWRPNYRSTALVDGKYSTKIYLKSLKYAWEHFREVSSLAFSDMQHFCYHLPFTRMAQKAHKHLARVNKSNLTPELLDRQVEDTLLYNRIIGNSYTASMYIGLASLLENCKHNLAGKRVGFFSYGSGCVAEFFSGKVVAGYEKYLHGDKHQLMLAARSEVSYDEYLKLYNDIDPVDGGEHVKAEGTTGRFRLVGISHHKREYISC; the protein is encoded by the coding sequence ATGTCCGTCGGTATTGATGAAATTAGCTTTTACACCTCTAACTACTTTTTGGATCTGAAGAACCTGGCTACTGTTCAGGAAATCGATGCTGAAAAGTATTATCAGGGTATAGGGCAAGAAAAAATGGGCATGCCTGCCCCGGATGAAGATGTAGTGACTATGGCTGCAAATGCTGCCCTGCCTTTGATAGAGCGGGTTGGCACTGATGCTATTAGCACGGTGATGTTTGCGACGGAGACGGGTATTGACCAGTCAAAGTCTGCAGGTGTCTACGTTCACCGTTTATTAGGGCTCACCCCGAATTGTCGGGTCGTTGAGCTTAAGCAGGCTTGTTATAGTGCAACCGCTGCGATTCAGATGGGCTGCGCCCTGGTCGCTCGCCAGCCGAATCAGAAAGTGCTGGTGATTGCGTCTGATGTTGCTCGTTACGATCTGGATACCTCAGGTGAGGCAACCCAGGGTTGTGGTGCGGTTGCAATGTTAATTACGGCGAACCCTCGCCTGGTCGAACTGGACCCTGAAGTCGGTAATCATACCGAAGACGTGATGGACTTCTGGCGGCCTAATTATCGTTCAACCGCATTGGTTGATGGTAAGTATTCGACTAAAATTTATCTAAAATCGTTGAAATATGCCTGGGAGCACTTCCGTGAAGTCAGTTCGCTGGCCTTTAGCGATATGCAGCATTTCTGTTATCACCTGCCTTTTACCCGAATGGCTCAGAAAGCCCATAAGCATCTGGCGCGTGTTAATAAGAGTAACCTGACACCAGAACTGCTGGATCGCCAGGTTGAAGATACGCTGTTATATAACCGAATTATTGGCAACAGCTATACGGCATCGATGTATATCGGGCTGGCATCATTGCTGGAGAATTGTAAGCACAATCTAGCCGGTAAGCGGGTAGGTTTTTTCAGTTACGGTTCCGGTTGTGTTGCGGAGTTTTTCTCCGGGAAAGTCGTTGCTGGGTATGAGAAGTACCTGCACGGGGATAAGCACCAGCTGATGCTGGCGGCGCGTAGCGAAGTCTCATATGATGAATATCTGAAGCTTTATAATGATATAGATCCGGTTGATGGCGGCGAGCATGTTAAGGCCGAAGGCACGACCGGGCGGTTCCGTCTGGTGGGCATCTCCCATCATAAGCGTGAATATATCTCCTGCTAA
- the fni gene encoding type 2 isopentenyl-diphosphate Delta-isomerase: MSDQTNDRKIEHIRAIENDPLTDRDGRYFDQIRLSHRALPDLALDEIDTSVEFLGKKLSFPLLISSMTGGDHTLIKTINRNLAEAAERTGVALAVGSQRVMFTQSSARESFELRQYAPSTVLLGNIGAVQLNYGFSLQQCQEAVDLLGADGLYLHLNPLQEAVQPEGDTDFSGLQAKIKAISAGLSVPVLLKEVGAGLSPLDIESGILAGIKWFDLAGCGGTSWSRIEHHRGVNSGDDLGLCFQDWGIPTPEALKLAQPYQNSAGFIASGGLRDGIDMVKSVILGASLCGMAAPFLKPAMDSADSVVQVIEQRRREFTTAMFLLGMPDVNSLFMNRALILGER, from the coding sequence ATGTCTGATCAGACCAACGATCGTAAAATTGAGCATATTCGGGCGATTGAAAATGATCCATTAACCGATCGTGATGGTCGTTACTTTGATCAGATTCGATTGAGTCACCGGGCGTTGCCGGATCTGGCGTTGGATGAAATTGATACATCGGTCGAGTTTCTCGGTAAAAAGCTCAGCTTCCCACTGCTGATTTCATCGATGACCGGTGGCGACCATACGCTGATTAAAACGATTAATCGCAATCTGGCAGAAGCGGCTGAGCGTACGGGTGTTGCGCTGGCAGTGGGGTCTCAGCGGGTTATGTTTACCCAGTCATCGGCCCGTGAGAGTTTTGAGTTGCGGCAATATGCGCCTAGCACAGTGTTGTTGGGGAATATTGGGGCGGTACAGCTGAATTATGGTTTCTCTCTGCAGCAATGTCAGGAGGCTGTCGATCTGTTAGGGGCTGATGGGCTCTATTTACACCTCAATCCTTTACAGGAAGCCGTCCAGCCGGAAGGTGATACTGATTTCTCGGGTCTTCAGGCAAAAATTAAAGCAATCTCAGCCGGGTTGAGCGTGCCAGTGTTATTAAAAGAGGTGGGGGCAGGGCTCTCTCCCCTGGATATTGAAAGCGGTATTTTAGCCGGTATTAAGTGGTTTGATCTGGCTGGCTGTGGCGGTACTTCCTGGAGTCGAATAGAGCATCATCGTGGTGTGAATAGCGGCGATGACCTGGGGCTTTGCTTCCAGGATTGGGGGATTCCAACCCCAGAGGCATTAAAACTGGCTCAACCCTATCAAAATAGTGCAGGTTTCATCGCCAGTGGTGGTCTCAGGGATGGGATTGATATGGTTAAATCTGTTATACTCGGCGCCTCGCTCTGCGGCATGGCCGCGCCTTTCCTCAAACCCGCGATGGATTCTGCGGATTCAGTGGTTCAGGTGATAGAGCAGCGCCGGCGTGAATTCACCACAGCGATGTTTTTGCTGGGCATGCCGGATGTGAATAGTTTATTTATGAATCGGGCTCTCATTCTGGGCGAGCGTTGA
- a CDS encoding hydroxymethylglutaryl-CoA reductase: MKSHKIQQAPIPMRTVGPIKISGHVLNEKIAVPLATYETPLWPSVGRGARISALTEEGIKTTVIDERMSRSILLEADDALEALKALESIKSRQEDLNEVVATTSRFAKLVALNSQIVANLIYLRLEFTTGDASGHNMVTNAADKLIPWLLKEYPQLRYSSISANYCSDKKATAVNGILGRGKYVVSEILIPRELCERRLKTTPEKVVDLNIKKNLIGTMIAGGLRSANAHYANMLLAFYLATGQDAANIIEGSQGIVHAEVRNGDLYFSCTLPNLIVGSVGNGKGIEFVEQNLAALGCKDDRKPGENARRLAAICAATVLCGELSLMAAQTNPGELMESHLKMER; this comes from the coding sequence ATGAAATCCCATAAAATCCAGCAAGCCCCGATTCCTATGCGCACAGTCGGCCCTATTAAGATTAGCGGGCATGTCCTTAATGAAAAAATTGCTGTGCCATTGGCAACTTACGAAACGCCACTCTGGCCCTCTGTGGGGCGAGGAGCCCGGATCTCGGCTCTGACTGAAGAGGGGATAAAAACAACGGTCATCGACGAGCGGATGAGTCGCTCTATTCTACTGGAAGCGGATGATGCTCTGGAGGCGCTTAAAGCGCTTGAATCGATCAAATCCAGGCAGGAAGATTTGAACGAAGTAGTGGCGACGACCAGTCGCTTTGCTAAGCTGGTTGCCCTGAATAGTCAGATTGTAGCGAACCTAATTTACTTGCGACTAGAGTTCACCACCGGTGATGCGTCGGGTCATAATATGGTGACTAATGCTGCGGATAAGCTGATTCCCTGGTTATTAAAAGAGTACCCGCAACTTCGTTATTCATCTATATCGGCTAACTATTGCTCTGATAAAAAGGCGACAGCTGTTAATGGTATTCTGGGGCGGGGTAAATATGTTGTCAGCGAGATACTGATTCCGCGAGAGCTATGTGAACGTCGTTTAAAAACCACACCAGAAAAAGTGGTTGACCTGAACATTAAGAAAAACCTGATTGGTACAATGATTGCTGGTGGGTTGCGCAGTGCCAATGCGCATTATGCCAACATGCTGCTGGCTTTTTATCTGGCTACGGGTCAGGATGCGGCCAATATTATTGAAGGCTCTCAGGGTATTGTTCATGCAGAGGTACGTAATGGTGACCTGTATTTTTCCTGTACCTTACCTAATCTGATTGTCGGTAGTGTTGGTAATGGTAAAGGGATTGAATTCGTTGAGCAGAATTTGGCAGCGCTGGGATGTAAAGATGATCGTAAACCGGGTGAAAATGCCCGTCGCCTGGCGGCTATTTGTGCCGCGACAGTTCTTTGCGGAGAGCTATCGCTGATGGCTGCTCAGACTAATCCCGGTGAGTTGATGGAATCTCACCTTAAAATGGAACGCTGA
- a CDS encoding tetratricopeptide repeat protein, translating to MEINYSDKKVLIVDNRLEDLAELKMILGNMGVPDIQVASSVNMALVLLRELSFDLCFVVFDQGKDHKNGLQLIQEATAEGVRKFSTIFTLIVDPERSKLLFGSLDSSPDTYISKPYAESKLRFRIEKIMRIREVLLPLEELMDQGELQAALEMCGKMAQGYPGLHMYIQRLRGIILLELGLYSEAVHLFETIVAQRDQPWARVGLGMSLCHLGHYLSARDALQHVIDESHFCVEAYTWLARTYKALGERGEAIGLLRKAIMLQSTVPELQGVLGSLAGQNQEWNVAVEAYNNAIRYARNSCFQSEDYYFSLVAALLARDNFDREIEEQAIRALEDVVLAFPGEPIVQFKSRLLAAQAYRRSGASDRANLAARNAYDLFCGLELTEKAEWVEPFLEGMEGTSVESDAQSMKQQVNRDSAALEWGKLNLQGMLAYRKKEYRKALGFFVRADGILPNNPSLTLNLVQTALEQARHPGPERHELLLQCDNALYSINYGALSLRQQKRYLSLSDRCAEMIRSMAQLKHETDVGA from the coding sequence ATGGAAATCAACTACTCAGATAAGAAAGTACTGATTGTTGATAATCGCCTGGAAGATCTTGCTGAACTCAAGATGATCCTGGGGAATATGGGGGTGCCTGACATTCAGGTCGCTTCCTCCGTCAATATGGCTCTGGTGTTGTTGCGGGAGCTGTCGTTTGATCTCTGCTTTGTAGTGTTTGATCAGGGCAAGGACCATAAGAATGGGCTGCAACTGATACAAGAGGCAACAGCAGAAGGCGTCCGCAAGTTCTCTACCATCTTTACCCTTATTGTTGATCCGGAGCGGTCTAAACTTTTGTTTGGCTCATTGGATAGCTCCCCCGATACCTATATATCAAAGCCCTACGCTGAATCTAAGCTACGCTTTCGCATTGAAAAGATTATGCGGATTAGAGAGGTGCTGCTGCCGCTGGAAGAACTGATGGATCAGGGGGAACTACAAGCGGCGCTAGAGATGTGTGGCAAAATGGCTCAGGGATACCCAGGGCTGCATATGTATATCCAGCGACTGCGGGGGATTATTTTACTCGAGCTAGGCTTGTACTCCGAAGCTGTACACCTGTTCGAAACGATTGTTGCTCAGCGAGACCAGCCCTGGGCCAGAGTGGGTCTGGGAATGTCTTTGTGCCATCTGGGCCATTACCTGAGTGCCCGGGATGCGTTGCAACATGTCATAGATGAATCTCATTTTTGTGTTGAGGCTTATACCTGGTTAGCTCGAACATACAAAGCACTGGGAGAGCGGGGTGAAGCGATTGGGCTGCTGCGTAAAGCGATAATGCTGCAATCTACGGTGCCTGAGCTACAGGGTGTTCTTGGTAGTTTGGCGGGGCAGAATCAAGAATGGAATGTTGCAGTAGAAGCGTATAACAACGCTATTCGTTATGCCCGCAATAGCTGTTTTCAATCAGAAGATTATTACTTCAGCCTGGTGGCTGCTTTACTGGCGCGGGATAACTTTGATCGAGAGATTGAAGAACAAGCGATACGTGCTCTCGAAGATGTGGTGTTGGCGTTCCCTGGTGAGCCCATTGTGCAGTTTAAATCCCGTTTGTTGGCGGCGCAGGCTTACCGTCGGTCAGGGGCTTCTGACCGGGCTAATTTGGCCGCCCGTAATGCGTATGACCTTTTTTGCGGCTTAGAGCTGACCGAAAAAGCAGAATGGGTTGAACCATTTCTGGAAGGAATGGAAGGTACTTCTGTTGAGTCAGATGCGCAATCGATGAAGCAACAGGTTAATCGGGATAGCGCTGCCCTGGAGTGGGGGAAATTAAACCTTCAGGGGATGCTGGCTTACCGTAAGAAAGAGTATCGTAAAGCCTTGGGCTTTTTTGTGCGTGCCGATGGTATATTGCCAAATAATCCCAGCCTGACGCTGAATCTGGTGCAGACTGCGCTGGAGCAAGCCCGTCATCCAGGGCCTGAGCGCCATGAGTTGCTACTGCAGTGTGATAATGCGCTATACAGTATTAATTACGGTGCTTTGAGTCTGCGTCAGCAGAAGCGCTACCTTTCTCTATCCGATCGTTGTGCCGAGATGATCCGCTCGATGGCGCAGTTGAAGCATGAAACAGACGTCGGAGCCTGA
- a CDS encoding argininosuccinate synthase codes for MSDIKKVVLAYSGGLDTSVIVRWLQDTYNCEVVTFTADLGQGEEVEPARAKAEALGVKEIYIEDLREEFVRDFVFPMFRANTIYEGEYLLGTSIARPLIAKRLIEIANETGADAISHGATGKGNDQIRFELGAYALKPGVAVIAPWREWDLTSRETLMKYCEEHDIPVDFSNKKKKSPYSMDANLLHISYEGDILEDPWAEAEDDMWRWSVSPEEAPDQATYMDLTYEKGDIVAIDGKAMSPATVLEYLNKVGGENGIGRLDIVENRFVGMKSRGCYETPGGTIMLRAHRAIESITLDREAAHLKDELMPRYAKVIYNGFWWSEERKMLQQMIDESQRYVNGDVRLKLYKGNVIVVGRRSEDTLFDESIATFEDDAGSYDQKDAAGFIKLNALRMRIEAGKGRDLS; via the coding sequence ATGTCTGATATCAAAAAGGTTGTGCTGGCCTATTCCGGCGGCCTTGATACTTCTGTGATCGTACGCTGGTTGCAGGATACTTATAACTGTGAAGTTGTTACTTTTACTGCTGACCTGGGTCAGGGTGAAGAAGTAGAACCAGCCCGTGCGAAAGCTGAAGCGCTGGGTGTTAAAGAGATCTATATCGAAGATTTGCGGGAAGAATTTGTCCGTGACTTCGTTTTCCCTATGTTCCGTGCGAACACTATCTATGAAGGCGAGTACCTGCTGGGTACCTCTATAGCGCGTCCACTGATTGCTAAGCGCCTGATTGAGATTGCTAATGAGACGGGTGCTGATGCGATCTCTCATGGTGCGACGGGCAAAGGAAATGATCAGATTCGTTTCGAGCTGGGTGCATACGCGCTTAAGCCGGGCGTGGCGGTTATTGCGCCATGGCGTGAATGGGACCTGACCTCCCGTGAAACGTTGATGAAGTATTGCGAAGAGCATGATATTCCGGTCGACTTCTCTAATAAAAAGAAGAAATCACCTTATTCTATGGATGCTAACCTTCTGCATATCTCCTACGAGGGCGATATTCTGGAAGATCCATGGGCTGAAGCTGAAGATGATATGTGGCGCTGGTCTGTGTCACCTGAAGAAGCTCCTGATCAAGCGACCTACATGGATCTGACTTACGAGAAGGGTGATATTGTAGCGATCGACGGTAAGGCTATGAGCCCTGCGACGGTGCTTGAGTACCTGAATAAGGTCGGTGGCGAAAATGGCATTGGTCGTTTAGATATCGTTGAAAACCGTTTTGTAGGCATGAAGTCCCGGGGCTGCTATGAAACCCCAGGGGGCACCATCATGTTGCGCGCGCATCGTGCAATTGAGTCTATCACTCTGGATCGTGAAGCGGCGCATCTGAAAGACGAGCTGATGCCGCGTTATGCGAAAGTTATCTATAATGGTTTCTGGTGGTCCGAAGAGCGTAAGATGCTTCAGCAGATGATCGATGAATCCCAGCGGTATGTGAATGGCGATGTTCGTCTGAAGCTATACAAAGGCAACGTGATTGTTGTGGGTCGTCGTTCTGAAGATACGCTGTTTGATGAAAGCATTGCGACGTTTGAAGATGATGCGGGTTCGTATGATCAGAAAGATGCTGCGGGTTTCATTAAATTGAATGCGCTGCGCATGCGTATCGAAGCGGGCAAAGGTCGCGATCTTTCATAA
- a CDS encoding flagellar protein MotY, which produces MRVAILVLLSVMSLPVFAVGYAASIEQSKWELEASKFSCRLSQVIPLFGEGEFNHEAGETVRFILKPMQGHGLKGSVQLLEEASPWQPGIATRQIGKVTFAANGSIAVPTGYSQQMLASLYRGRKPTFLAQNWAETGESVRIGLSAANFPPAYAAYSDCITELLPVNYRQIARTAVLFPSAQWRLSDSTKARLDLIAIYVNNDETVNSVYVDGHSDAQGRRLANRDLSKKRAEVVADYLEKKGVNPDMITTRYHGERYPVAQKNDRATRERSRRVTIRLDRD; this is translated from the coding sequence ATGCGCGTTGCCATTTTAGTGTTGCTTTCAGTGATGTCCCTGCCTGTATTTGCGGTCGGTTATGCTGCGTCTATCGAGCAATCTAAGTGGGAACTGGAGGCCTCAAAATTCAGCTGTCGTTTATCTCAGGTAATTCCCTTGTTTGGTGAAGGAGAGTTTAATCATGAAGCCGGGGAGACCGTTCGCTTTATTTTGAAGCCGATGCAGGGGCATGGTTTGAAGGGCAGTGTGCAGTTGCTGGAGGAGGCGTCCCCCTGGCAACCAGGTATAGCGACCCGGCAGATTGGCAAGGTTACCTTTGCTGCTAATGGGTCGATTGCTGTGCCGACAGGATACTCTCAGCAGATGCTGGCTAGCCTGTATCGGGGGAGAAAGCCTACTTTTCTGGCTCAGAACTGGGCTGAAACCGGTGAGTCTGTTCGTATAGGGCTATCGGCAGCTAATTTTCCTCCAGCCTATGCAGCGTATTCAGACTGTATCACAGAGCTATTGCCGGTTAATTATCGCCAAATAGCGCGTACGGCGGTGCTGTTCCCCTCAGCGCAATGGCGGTTGTCTGATTCCACTAAGGCGCGGCTTGATCTGATTGCGATCTATGTTAACAATGATGAGACTGTGAACTCGGTTTATGTCGATGGTCACTCTGATGCTCAGGGGCGTCGACTGGCGAACCGGGATCTATCCAAAAAGCGCGCGGAAGTCGTGGCTGATTATCTGGAAAAGAAGGGCGTGAATCCGGATATGATCACCACCCGATATCACGGTGAACGCTACCCCGTGGCACAAAAGAATGATCGTGCCACCCGTGAGCGGAGTCGTCGTGTGACCATACGCTTAGACCGGGATTAA
- the rnt gene encoding ribonuclease T: MSNRFRGYLPVVIDVETAGFNAQTDALLEIAAVTLTMDDDGNLLIDESYEFNVEPFEGANLEKAALDFTGIDPYNPLRGAIPEAEAMEKIFKPIRKAVKAHSCKRAILVGHNASFDHGFVTAASERCDIKRNPFHPFSTFDTATLAGLAVGHTVLAKSCDLADIDFDGNQAHSALYDTMKTAELFCMIVNRWKDLGGWQMMEDRYE; encoded by the coding sequence ATGTCTAACCGTTTTCGGGGCTACCTACCCGTTGTCATCGATGTAGAGACTGCCGGATTTAATGCCCAGACAGACGCTCTGCTGGAAATTGCAGCTGTCACCCTGACAATGGATGACGACGGCAACCTCCTGATAGATGAAAGCTATGAATTCAACGTCGAGCCCTTCGAAGGCGCCAACCTTGAAAAAGCCGCTTTGGACTTTACTGGAATTGACCCGTACAACCCGTTACGGGGCGCTATCCCTGAAGCAGAAGCGATGGAAAAAATATTCAAACCTATTCGAAAAGCGGTCAAAGCACACAGCTGCAAACGCGCAATTTTAGTAGGTCACAACGCCTCTTTTGATCACGGCTTCGTAACAGCTGCATCTGAACGCTGCGATATCAAACGCAACCCGTTTCATCCTTTTTCAACGTTTGATACTGCCACGCTGGCCGGCCTGGCCGTAGGCCATACCGTACTGGCAAAATCTTGCGACCTGGCTGATATCGACTTTGATGGAAACCAAGCCCACTCCGCCTTGTACGACACCATGAAAACTGCTGAGCTTTTCTGCATGATCGTGAACCGCTGGAAAGACCTGGGCGGCTGGCAGATGATGGAAGACCGGTACGAATAG
- a CDS encoding peroxiredoxin codes for MGVLVGKQAPDFTAAAVLGNGDIVDAYTLSEATKGKKAVVFFYPLDFTFVCPSELLAFDHRIEEFKKRNVEVIGVSIDSHFSHNAWRNTPIDQGGIGPVNYTLVADMTHSICQAYDVESEGGMAFRGSFLIDEDGQVRHQVVNDLPLGRNVDEMLRMVDALAFHQANGEVCPAGWTEGDKGMDASPAGVAAYLSENADSL; via the coding sequence ATGGGCGTATTAGTAGGTAAGCAGGCTCCGGATTTTACCGCTGCAGCGGTACTGGGTAATGGCGATATTGTTGATGCATATACTTTGTCCGAAGCGACTAAAGGTAAGAAGGCTGTAGTATTCTTCTACCCATTGGATTTTACATTTGTATGTCCTTCTGAGCTGCTGGCTTTTGATCACCGCATTGAAGAGTTCAAAAAGCGTAATGTTGAAGTGATCGGTGTTTCTATCGATTCTCATTTCTCTCACAACGCTTGGCGTAACACCCCTATTGACCAGGGTGGTATCGGTCCGGTTAATTACACGCTGGTTGCTGATATGACTCACAGCATCTGTCAGGCTTATGATGTTGAATCTGAAGGCGGCATGGCTTTCCGTGGTTCATTCCTGATTGATGAAGATGGTCAGGTTCGTCACCAGGTAGTTAACGATCTGCCATTGGGTCGTAACGTTGACGAAATGTTGCGTATGGTTGATGCGCTTGCATTCCACCAGGCTAACGGCGAAGTTTGCCCGGCTGGCTGGACTGAAGGTGACAAAGGTATGGATGCGTCGCCTGCAGGCGTAGCTGCTTACCTGAGCGAGAACGCTGACTCTTTGTAA
- the grxD gene encoding Grx4 family monothiol glutaredoxin, with protein sequence MSVVDTIKEQIESNDILLYMKGTPRFPQCGFSSRASEAIMSCGARFAFVNILESPEIRAELPKYANWPTFPQLWVKGELIGGCDIIAEMAANGELKELIDTVVVEDDAAE encoded by the coding sequence ATGAGCGTTGTAGATACTATTAAAGAGCAGATTGAGTCCAACGATATCCTCTTGTATATGAAGGGGACTCCCCGTTTCCCTCAGTGTGGCTTCTCTTCCCGTGCGTCTGAAGCGATTATGTCTTGTGGGGCTCGCTTCGCATTTGTCAATATTCTGGAAAGTCCGGAAATCCGTGCGGAACTCCCTAAGTATGCAAACTGGCCAACCTTTCCGCAGCTGTGGGTTAAGGGAGAGTTGATTGGCGGTTGCGACATTATTGCTGAGATGGCGGCGAACGGAGAGCTCAAAGAGCTGATTGATACTGTTGTCGTTGAAGATGATGCCGCTGAGTGA